One region of Candidatus Eisenbacteria bacterium genomic DNA includes:
- a CDS encoding zf-HC2 domain-containing protein — MDCQDAKQMLEPCARGDLDATDRAELDRHVATCEGCRLELELTRAVLGSSSSSSIHEPSFHAPEDAAPTPTSVASIEREPSIELERLPEPPDEGPVPPRVLTSQLPEDTEETLNLESLHAANAYDPGAIDLPLSGPGESFGEGVPADSPSPSPSAENLSFADLASDSGPQSPAKPTATMVASTAGGSGAGGNWGFEPVDVPRAAAPPEESLSFAKEALDRKRGKSIRNQKGARLLLWAGGAVGGVGLLAVSVWMALAFRDVPVGHDPSNLPAVQPPPGAQPDGPAPADSMARPGADSGIMATDSIAAPVPGVLRAGATGSGALPGIDSPRATAPRTSAGSSPDPARVSGTQSAPGKTTEGASRTPKPAESSAPVAFREDELAPAPRREPQILRQEPDAPPGSEPGFESQPDPSVPKAPTKSVSTSPIFVPPGSSTKSSTGTAAKQPSEDASPTGPIGRLHTATVTAEKNGDLEALRKLKEPWRSLIRSTTGAERNRSKREYADCLWAIQEITNRDADRKEALTAYREYVLHAPAGGADARTVSRMRHLEDILSDPQ, encoded by the coding sequence ATGGATTGCCAGGATGCGAAACAGATGCTGGAGCCGTGCGCCCGAGGGGATCTCGACGCGACGGATCGCGCCGAGCTGGACCGGCATGTCGCGACGTGCGAGGGCTGCCGGCTCGAGCTCGAGCTGACGCGAGCCGTTCTCGGGTCCTCGTCCTCGAGCTCCATCCACGAGCCGTCGTTCCATGCGCCCGAGGACGCCGCGCCCACGCCGACCTCCGTCGCCTCCATCGAGAGGGAGCCCAGCATCGAGCTGGAGCGGCTTCCCGAGCCTCCGGACGAGGGGCCGGTACCGCCGCGCGTCCTGACGTCGCAGCTTCCGGAGGACACGGAGGAGACGCTCAATCTGGAGAGCCTCCACGCCGCGAACGCGTACGACCCCGGCGCGATCGATCTGCCCCTCTCCGGGCCAGGGGAGTCCTTCGGGGAAGGCGTTCCCGCCGACTCGCCGTCGCCATCCCCGTCCGCCGAGAACCTCTCCTTCGCCGACCTCGCCTCCGACTCCGGCCCGCAGAGCCCTGCGAAACCCACCGCCACCATGGTCGCCTCGACGGCTGGGGGCAGCGGAGCGGGTGGGAACTGGGGATTCGAGCCGGTGGACGTGCCCCGGGCGGCGGCCCCTCCCGAGGAGAGTCTCAGCTTCGCGAAGGAGGCGCTGGATCGGAAGCGGGGAAAGAGCATTCGGAACCAGAAGGGAGCGAGGCTCCTCCTCTGGGCCGGGGGAGCCGTGGGAGGCGTGGGACTTCTCGCGGTGTCGGTCTGGATGGCGCTTGCGTTCCGTGACGTCCCGGTCGGTCACGATCCCTCCAACCTGCCCGCGGTGCAGCCGCCGCCCGGAGCGCAGCCCGACGGGCCCGCCCCGGCGGACTCGATGGCGCGGCCCGGCGCGGATTCCGGCATCATGGCGACCGACTCCATCGCGGCTCCGGTCCCGGGCGTCCTGAGGGCGGGCGCCACGGGCTCGGGCGCGCTCCCGGGTATCGATTCTCCCCGCGCCACCGCTCCGAGGACGAGCGCCGGAAGCTCGCCGGATCCGGCCCGCGTCTCGGGAACGCAGTCCGCTCCGGGGAAGACGACCGAGGGCGCCTCCAGGACGCCGAAGCCGGCGGAGTCTTCGGCGCCGGTCGCGTTCCGCGAGGACGAGCTCGCCCCCGCGCCGCGGCGCGAGCCGCAAATCCTGAGACAGGAGCCGGACGCCCCGCCGGGATCGGAACCCGGATTCGAGTCGCAACCGGATCCATCCGTCCCCAAGGCGCCGACCAAGTCCGTGAGCACGTCGCCGATCTTCGTCCCGCCCGGGTCCAGCACGAAGTCCTCGACCGGAACGGCGGCCAAGCAGCCTTCGGAGGACGCCTCGCCGACCGGTCCGATCGGAAGGCTCCACACGGCCACGGTCACGGCGGAGAAGAACGGGGATCTCGAGGCGCTGCGCAAGCTCAAGGAGCCTTGGAGATCGTTGATCCGCTCCACCACGGGAGCCGAACGCAATCGCTCGAAACGGGAGTACGCGGACTGCCTCTGGGCGATCCAGGAGATCACGAACCGGGACGCCGATCGAAAAGAGGCGCTCACCGCGTATCGCGAGTACGTGCTCCACGCTCCCGCCGGGGGCGCGGACGCGCGCACCGTGAGCCGCATGCGGCATCTCGAGGACATCCTCTCCGATCCGCAGTAA
- a CDS encoding PBP1A family penicillin-binding protein gives MDKNDPNGAKRPARRPRSAAAGPTGKRAWWKAASRTQEPSSSAARPRPSSRDAGSGSGSSSGGTPPREGGGKPPWWKYRPTWAPRGTLRWLIFLLIVVVAFLGYEWFRLSSIASDRYTGQGWKFPTRVYADWKEYRVGDLAEASSFQRTLERARYRRVWKKPQAPGEYRINGAAYEIYLRAFVYPDRVERGSRVTARLRDGKVASLSEGFGGSDTRGLLRVDPELLGEFADATRERRSYLPLEQMPRHLVLAVVAGEDRRFFRHWGLDFLGVGRATVRNVKAGAVVEGGSTISQQLVKNLFLSRERNVWRKFHEMLLAVLVELRYSKEQILEFYLNQIYLGQRGSWSVCGVEEAALFYFNKHARDLSVAESALLVGIIPAPNKLSPYRDREAALERRNEVLRDMVECGFLTARDAKRHRQASIRFAQSPPPMTRAPYFVDHVREVLARDISLVDLSSRGFSIFTTLDSRLQEEAERVLRNGIRDADARSPAPGGGRNPAQGALVAIEPSSGYIRAMVGGRSYTESPFNRAVDSRRQPGSAFKPFVYIAALDSYYGGRRPPLTASTLLEDRPDTFHTDLGPWAPRNFEGSYAGQVTAARALARSLNLATVHLSQTVGIGKVVETARALGIESRMRPVASLALGTSEISVLELTTAYATLANGGVRESPMPVKAVIDRGGAVRWAPKRDSRRVLRPETAYMGTILLEGPVIYGTAAGVRSEFGFTRPAAGKTGTTDDENDAWFVGYTPDLATGVWVGCDRDRRLGLTGTEAAVPIWARFMEVAHRDRPLRDFESPPDVVEVWIDGETGYRAGPTCPRVMRAAFAKKTEPRQTCPFFHEIYWTEGEGVEGDSTAVDPDGVETAPEDETAPPRPGPEPSPDAETPPDRGL, from the coding sequence ATGGACAAGAACGACCCAAACGGGGCCAAGCGTCCCGCCCGACGGCCCCGAAGCGCCGCTGCCGGCCCCACCGGCAAGCGCGCCTGGTGGAAGGCAGCCTCCCGCACGCAGGAACCCTCGTCGTCCGCGGCCCGGCCGCGTCCATCGTCCAGGGACGCCGGTTCCGGCTCCGGCTCGAGCTCGGGGGGAACGCCGCCGCGAGAGGGCGGCGGGAAGCCTCCCTGGTGGAAGTACCGGCCGACGTGGGCGCCGCGCGGGACGCTCCGGTGGCTCATCTTCCTCCTGATCGTCGTCGTTGCCTTCCTGGGGTACGAGTGGTTTCGGCTCTCCTCCATCGCCTCCGACCGCTACACGGGGCAGGGATGGAAATTCCCGACGCGCGTCTACGCGGACTGGAAGGAATACCGGGTCGGCGATCTGGCCGAAGCGTCGTCGTTCCAGCGAACGCTCGAGCGCGCGCGCTACCGGCGCGTGTGGAAGAAGCCTCAGGCGCCGGGGGAGTACCGGATCAACGGCGCGGCGTACGAGATCTATCTCCGCGCGTTCGTCTATCCGGACCGCGTGGAGCGGGGATCGCGCGTGACGGCGCGGCTCCGCGACGGCAAGGTCGCCTCTCTCTCGGAAGGGTTCGGCGGATCGGACACCCGCGGCCTTCTCCGCGTGGACCCGGAGCTCCTGGGCGAGTTCGCGGACGCGACGCGAGAGCGCCGGAGCTACCTGCCGCTCGAGCAGATGCCGCGCCATCTCGTGCTGGCCGTGGTCGCGGGCGAGGACCGGCGATTCTTCCGTCACTGGGGACTCGACTTCCTCGGGGTTGGACGCGCGACGGTGCGGAACGTGAAGGCCGGCGCCGTCGTCGAGGGCGGGAGCACGATCAGCCAGCAGCTCGTGAAGAACCTCTTCCTCTCGCGGGAGCGGAACGTCTGGCGCAAGTTCCACGAGATGCTGCTCGCCGTGCTCGTCGAGCTGCGCTATTCGAAGGAGCAGATCCTCGAGTTCTACCTGAACCAGATCTATCTCGGGCAGCGGGGCTCCTGGAGCGTGTGCGGTGTCGAGGAGGCCGCGCTCTTCTACTTCAACAAGCACGCGCGAGATCTGAGCGTGGCGGAATCGGCGCTCCTCGTCGGCATCATCCCGGCGCCGAACAAGCTCTCTCCGTATCGAGACCGGGAGGCGGCGCTCGAGCGGAGGAACGAGGTGCTCCGCGACATGGTGGAGTGCGGATTCCTCACCGCGCGAGACGCGAAGCGGCACCGTCAGGCTTCGATCCGGTTCGCGCAGAGCCCGCCCCCCATGACGCGCGCCCCGTACTTCGTGGACCACGTGCGCGAGGTCCTGGCGCGCGACATCTCGCTCGTGGATCTGAGCTCGCGCGGATTCTCCATCTTCACGACGCTGGATTCGCGGCTCCAGGAAGAGGCGGAGCGCGTGCTCCGGAACGGCATCCGGGACGCCGACGCACGCTCTCCGGCGCCCGGCGGCGGCCGGAATCCCGCGCAGGGCGCGCTCGTCGCGATCGAGCCCTCGAGCGGATACATCCGCGCGATGGTGGGCGGCAGGAGCTACACCGAGAGCCCCTTCAACCGCGCGGTGGACTCGCGCCGCCAGCCGGGATCGGCGTTCAAGCCGTTCGTCTACATCGCGGCGCTCGACTCCTACTATGGCGGGCGGCGTCCGCCCCTGACCGCTTCCACGCTTCTCGAGGATCGCCCCGACACGTTCCATACGGACCTGGGGCCGTGGGCGCCCCGGAACTTCGAAGGCTCCTACGCCGGACAGGTGACCGCGGCGCGGGCGCTGGCGCGATCGCTGAATCTCGCCACGGTGCACTTGAGCCAGACGGTGGGGATCGGGAAGGTGGTCGAGACCGCGCGCGCGCTCGGAATCGAGAGCCGCATGAGGCCCGTGGCGTCGCTCGCGCTCGGGACGAGCGAGATCTCGGTCCTCGAGCTCACGACCGCGTACGCCACGCTCGCGAACGGCGGCGTGCGCGAGAGCCCGATGCCGGTCAAGGCGGTGATCGACCGCGGCGGCGCCGTGCGCTGGGCGCCGAAGCGGGACAGCCGGCGGGTGCTCCGGCCGGAGACCGCGTACATGGGCACGATCCTCCTCGAGGGGCCGGTGATCTACGGCACCGCCGCGGGGGTCCGGAGCGAGTTCGGCTTCACCCGCCCCGCCGCGGGAAAGACGGGCACCACCGACGACGAGAACGACGCCTGGTTCGTGGGGTACACGCCGGACCTCGCGACGGGCGTGTGGGTCGGGTGCGATCGGGATCGCAGGCTCGGCCTCACGGGCACCGAGGCCGCCGTGCCGATCTGGGCGCGCTTCATGGAGGTCGCGCACCGGGACCGCCCGCTCCGCGACTTCGAGTCACCCCCCGACGTGGTCGAGGTGTGGATCGACGGCGAGACCGGCTACCGCGCGGGGCCGACGTGCCCGCGCGTGATGCGCGCGGCGTTCGCGAAGAAGACCGAGCCGCGCCAGACGTGTCCGTTCTTCCACGAGATCTACTGGACGGAAGGCGAGGGTGTGGAGGGCGATTCGACCGCGGTCGATCCGGACGGAGTGGAGACGGCGCCCGAGGACGAGACGGCACCGCCTCGACCCGGCCCCGAGCCGTCCCCCGACGCCGAGACGCCGCCGGACCGAGGGCTCTGA